The proteins below come from a single Acetomicrobium sp. S15 = DSM 107314 genomic window:
- a CDS encoding pyridoxal-phosphate dependent enzyme: protein MAKALEGRARAVVCASTGNTSASAAAYSAAAGLPGYVILPAGKVARGKLAQALISGAKVLAVRGNFDKALELAMAASDEWRLAIVN from the coding sequence GTGGCTAAAGCCTTGGAAGGCAGGGCTCGCGCCGTCGTCTGCGCTTCCACTGGCAACACTTCCGCCTCGGCGGCTGCTTATTCTGCGGCGGCCGGTCTCCCCGGTTATGTGATCCTTCCCGCCGGCAAAGTGGCGAGGGGCAAACTTGCCCAAGCCTTGATCTCCGGTGCCAAGGTTTTGGCGGTGCGCGGCAACTTCGACAAGGCTTTGGAGTTGGCGATGGCTGCATCCGACGAGTGGCGGTTGGCCATCGTGAACT